A window of Pseudomonas mucidolens contains these coding sequences:
- a CDS encoding CGNR zinc finger domain-containing protein, whose protein sequence is MTVTPPTDSPLEPYVLADEPVLDLLNTRANIDGVPRDFWQTDADVERWLVRLGWAVEGGLPVFEKGALLQVARGLREVIRDVLEQRKAGQQGDPSALNGFLRKAVSHPLLVWPAPGEVRLERQRKLQTPEQFLAPLAEAAAVLLVEGDFGLIRTCEHPECVLWFYDRTKGHKRRWCSMALCGNRHKVAQFRLRKLQG, encoded by the coding sequence ATGACCGTCACACCCCCAACCGATTCGCCGCTGGAACCTTACGTGCTGGCGGATGAGCCTGTGCTGGACCTGCTAAATACCCGTGCCAATATTGACGGAGTGCCACGAGACTTCTGGCAGACGGACGCCGATGTCGAGCGTTGGCTGGTGCGCCTGGGATGGGCTGTAGAGGGCGGCTTGCCGGTGTTTGAGAAGGGGGCTTTGCTGCAGGTCGCCCGAGGGTTGCGCGAGGTGATCCGGGATGTACTGGAACAGCGCAAGGCGGGTCAGCAAGGGGATCCGAGCGCGCTGAACGGTTTTTTGCGCAAGGCGGTCAGCCATCCGCTACTGGTATGGCCCGCGCCGGGCGAGGTGCGCCTGGAGCGCCAGCGCAAGCTGCAAACCCCTGAACAGTTTCTTGCGCCGCTTGCCGAAGCCGCGGCGGTCCTGCTGGTCGAGGGCGATTTCGGCTTGATCCGCACCTGCGAACATCCCGAATGCGTGTTGTGGTTCTACGACCGCACCAAGGGTCACAAGCGCCGTTGGTGCAGCATGGCGCTGTGTGGCAATCGGCATAAGGTGGCGCAGTTTCGTCTGCGCAAGCTACAGGGATAA
- a CDS encoding alpha/beta fold hydrolase: MSHSAPVIHYRHVDADGVRVFYREAGDPSAPVILLLHGFPSSSHMYRDLIPLLATRYRVIAPDLPGFGFTEVPPEREYHYSFDNLASTVGHFVDVLELSRYALYVFDYGAPVGLRLAVAHPQRVSALVSQNGNAYLQGLGDAWAPIRTYWADPSPANREVIRHAVVSLEGTRYQYLHGVAQPELVAPESYMLDTLLMQRPGNDEIQLDLFLDYRNNLTLYPAFQAFFQATQLPTLVIWGRNDPFFIPPGAHAYKVDNPNAVVELLDTGHFALETHAAHIAQRIHAVLGHAID, encoded by the coding sequence ATGTCGCATTCAGCCCCCGTAATCCACTACCGCCATGTCGACGCCGATGGCGTCCGCGTGTTCTATCGCGAAGCCGGTGATCCTTCGGCACCGGTCATATTACTGCTGCATGGTTTCCCCAGTTCGTCCCATATGTACCGCGACTTGATCCCGCTGCTCGCCACCCGCTACCGCGTGATCGCGCCGGATCTGCCAGGATTTGGCTTTACCGAAGTGCCCCCCGAACGCGAGTACCACTACAGCTTCGACAATTTGGCCAGCACCGTCGGCCACTTCGTTGATGTGCTTGAGCTCAGTCGCTATGCCCTGTACGTATTCGACTACGGCGCGCCGGTTGGCCTGCGTCTTGCGGTAGCCCATCCGCAGCGGGTCAGCGCGCTGGTGTCGCAAAATGGCAACGCTTACCTGCAAGGGCTGGGCGATGCGTGGGCACCGATCCGCACCTACTGGGCCGATCCGAGCCCAGCCAATCGAGAGGTGATCCGTCATGCGGTGGTCAGCCTGGAAGGCACCCGCTATCAGTACCTGCATGGGGTGGCTCAGCCGGAGCTGGTCGCACCTGAGTCCTATATGCTCGACACGCTGCTGATGCAGCGCCCCGGCAATGACGAGATCCAGCTCGACCTGTTCCTCGACTACCGCAACAACTTGACGTTGTACCCGGCTTTCCAGGCCTTTTTCCAGGCCACACAACTGCCGACGCTGGTGATCTGGGGGCGCAATGATCCATTTTTCATTCCCCCCGGCGCTCACGCTTACAAGGTCGACAACCCTAACGCGGTGGTGGAGTTACTCGACACCGGGCATTTCGCTCTGGAAACCCATGCCGCGCATATTGCCCAACGAATCCATGCGGTGCTGGGACACGCCATCGACTGA
- a CDS encoding NAD(P)H-dependent flavin oxidoreductase — translation MSTWPDTRILDLLGIELPIIQAPMAGATGTAMVIAASRAGALGSMPAAALSIEQLREALGTLRAAGTRPLNVNFFCHQPPPVDAERERQWKNLLEPYYRELGADFDAPTPVSNRAPFDSVACEVVEEFRPEVVSFHFGLPEKRLLERVKATGAKVLSSATTVQEAIWLEQHGCDAIIAMGYEAGGHRGMFLSEDLNSQIGTMALVPQIVDAVSLPVIAAGGIGDARGIVAAFALGASAVQIGTAYLFTPEASVTASHHSALRSAQASETALTNLFTGRPARGIINRIMRELGPISPAAPAFPLSGGALMPLKAKHEADFSNLWSGQALRLCKDQTSYELTRTLGAQALEKLQRT, via the coding sequence ATGAGCACCTGGCCAGACACCCGCATTCTCGATCTGCTGGGCATTGAACTGCCGATCATTCAAGCCCCCATGGCGGGCGCCACCGGCACCGCGATGGTGATTGCCGCCAGCCGCGCCGGAGCCTTGGGTTCCATGCCCGCCGCGGCCCTGAGTATCGAACAACTGCGCGAGGCGCTGGGCACCTTGCGCGCAGCCGGCACGCGACCGCTGAACGTCAACTTCTTCTGTCACCAACCCCCGCCTGTCGATGCCGAACGTGAGCGTCAGTGGAAAAACCTGCTGGAACCCTACTACCGTGAACTGGGCGCCGACTTCGATGCGCCGACACCCGTGTCAAATCGCGCGCCGTTCGACAGTGTCGCGTGTGAAGTAGTGGAAGAGTTTCGCCCCGAAGTGGTCAGTTTTCACTTCGGCCTGCCGGAGAAGCGTCTGCTGGAGCGAGTCAAGGCCACGGGTGCAAAAGTGTTGTCGTCCGCCACCACCGTGCAAGAGGCCATCTGGCTCGAGCAGCACGGTTGCGACGCCATCATCGCCATGGGTTATGAAGCCGGCGGCCATCGCGGGATGTTCCTCAGCGAGGACCTCAACAGCCAGATCGGCACCATGGCGTTGGTGCCGCAGATTGTCGATGCCGTCAGCCTGCCAGTGATCGCGGCCGGCGGCATCGGTGATGCGCGGGGCATCGTCGCGGCGTTCGCCCTCGGGGCGTCGGCGGTACAGATCGGCACAGCTTACCTGTTCACCCCGGAGGCCAGCGTCACAGCGTCACACCACTCCGCATTGCGCAGTGCCCAAGCCAGTGAGACGGCGTTGACCAACCTGTTCACCGGGCGCCCGGCGCGCGGCATCATCAATCGGATCATGCGCGAACTGGGACCGATCAGCCCCGCCGCCCCAGCGTTTCCGCTGTCCGGCGGCGCCTTGATGCCGTTGAAGGCCAAGCACGAAGCCGACTTCAGCAATCTGTGGTCGGGACAGGCGTTGCGCCTGTGCAAGGACCAGACGAGCTATGAACTGACCCGAACCTTGGGCGCACAAGCACTGGAAAAACTCCAAAGAACCTGA
- the modA gene encoding molybdate ABC transporter substrate-binding protein: MGTRIFSPQYPGVTAVAARLSALIALFTFGSAQADEVQVAVASNFTAPIQAIAAAFEKDTGHTLVAAYGATGQFYAQINNGAPYEMFLSADDTTPQKLESEGHTVKGSRFTYAVGTLALWSPKAGYVDATGEVLKKNVYQHLSIANPKTAPYGLAATQVLATLGLNEQLKDKIVEGQNITQAYQFVSTGNAELGFVALSQIYKDGQVSSGSAWIVPARMHDPIKQDAVILDKGKGNPAAQALVDYLKGPKAAAIIKSYGYQL; the protein is encoded by the coding sequence ATGGGTACCCGCATTTTTTCACCGCAATACCCCGGCGTAACAGCTGTCGCTGCCCGGCTGAGCGCACTGATCGCGCTTTTTACCTTCGGTTCGGCCCAAGCCGACGAGGTCCAGGTCGCGGTAGCTTCCAACTTCACCGCGCCGATCCAGGCAATTGCCGCCGCCTTCGAAAAAGACACCGGCCACACATTGGTTGCCGCCTACGGTGCCACAGGGCAGTTCTATGCCCAGATCAACAACGGCGCACCCTACGAAATGTTCCTGAGTGCCGACGATACAACCCCGCAAAAGCTTGAAAGCGAAGGCCACACCGTCAAGGGATCACGCTTCACCTACGCTGTCGGCACCCTGGCGTTGTGGTCGCCCAAGGCAGGTTATGTCGACGCCACCGGTGAGGTGCTGAAGAAAAATGTCTACCAGCATCTGTCGATTGCCAATCCCAAAACGGCGCCGTATGGCCTCGCCGCCACCCAGGTATTGGCGACGCTGGGCCTGAACGAACAGCTCAAAGACAAAATCGTTGAAGGCCAGAACATCACCCAGGCTTACCAATTTGTGTCCACTGGCAATGCCGAACTGGGGTTTGTCGCCTTGTCGCAGATTTATAAAGACGGCCAGGTCAGCAGCGGCTCCGCCTGGATCGTTCCCGCGCGGATGCATGACCCGATCAAACAGGACGCCGTGATCCTCGATAAAGGCAAAGGCAACCCGGCCGCCCAGGCGCTGGTTGACTACCTCAAAGGGCCAAAAGCCGCTGCCATCATCAAATCCTACGGTTACCAACTGTAA
- the modB gene encoding molybdate ABC transporter permease subunit yields the protein MPLSSADFSAIWLTLKLASLTTVILLIIGTPIALWLSRTRSWWRGPVGAVVALPLVLPPTVIGFYLLLAMGPNGYLGQFTQWLGLGTLTFSFAGLVIGSVIYSMPFVVQPLQNAFSAIGTRPLEVAATLRANPWDTFFSVILPLARPGFITASILGFAHTVGEFGVVLMIGGNIPDKTRVVSVQIYDHVEAMEYLQAHWLAGAMLVFSFLVLLALYSSRKTRAGWG from the coding sequence ATGCCTCTATCGAGCGCCGATTTTTCCGCGATCTGGCTGACCCTGAAACTGGCGTCGCTGACCACCGTGATTCTGCTAATCATCGGTACGCCGATTGCCTTATGGCTTTCGCGCACGCGCTCGTGGTGGCGCGGGCCGGTTGGGGCGGTGGTCGCCCTGCCCTTGGTGCTGCCGCCGACGGTGATCGGCTTTTACTTGCTGCTGGCCATGGGACCCAACGGCTACCTCGGCCAGTTCACCCAATGGCTGGGGCTGGGCACGCTGACCTTCAGTTTTGCGGGCCTGGTGATCGGCTCGGTGATCTATTCGATGCCCTTTGTGGTGCAGCCGTTGCAGAACGCGTTTTCGGCGATTGGCACCCGTCCGCTGGAAGTGGCCGCGACCTTGCGAGCCAACCCCTGGGACACGTTTTTCAGTGTGATCCTGCCGCTGGCCCGTCCAGGCTTTATCACCGCTTCGATTCTCGGTTTCGCGCACACCGTCGGCGAGTTCGGCGTGGTATTGATGATCGGCGGCAATATCCCTGACAAGACCCGGGTGGTCTCGGTGCAGATCTACGATCACGTCGAAGCCATGGAATACCTGCAAGCCCATTGGCTGGCCGGCGCGATGCTGGTGTTTTCTTTCCTGGTGTTGCTGGCCCTCTACTCCAGCCGCAAAACCCGCGCGGGGTGGGGTTGA
- the modC gene encoding molybdenum ABC transporter ATP-binding protein: MSMIELSLQLHYSGFALDVDLQLPGRGVTALYGHSGSGKTTCLRCIAGLERAENGFVQINDQVWQDSRNGVFVPPHKRAIGYVFQEASLFPHLSVLANLEFGLKRIPRQQRRVDLAQATELLGIGHLLERRPEHLSGGERQRIGIARALLTSPQLLLMDEPLAALDSKRKGEILPYLERLHDQLEIPLLYVSHAQDEVARLADHIVLLSEGKALASGPIGETLARLDLPLALGDEAGVVISGTVSAHDAHYQLLTLQLPDCPLQMRVAHGPLDLGKQLRFKVQARDVSLSLQPEEHSSILNRLPVIVTEEIPADNSAHVLVRLDAAGTPLLARITRYSRDQLRLHPGQALWVQIKAVAVLA; encoded by the coding sequence ATGTCGATGATTGAACTGTCTCTGCAACTGCACTATTCGGGGTTTGCCCTGGATGTCGACCTGCAATTACCCGGTCGTGGCGTCACCGCACTCTATGGGCATTCCGGTTCCGGCAAGACCACCTGCCTGCGCTGCATCGCCGGGCTGGAACGGGCCGAGAACGGCTTTGTGCAAATCAACGATCAGGTCTGGCAAGACAGCCGCAACGGCGTGTTTGTGCCGCCGCACAAACGCGCCATCGGCTACGTCTTTCAAGAGGCCAGTCTGTTTCCCCATTTGTCGGTGCTGGCCAACCTGGAATTCGGCCTCAAGCGCATCCCCCGACAACAGCGGCGGGTCGACCTGGCACAGGCGACCGAGTTATTGGGTATTGGTCATTTGCTGGAGCGCCGTCCCGAACACTTGTCCGGGGGCGAACGCCAGCGCATCGGCATCGCCCGCGCTCTGCTTACCAGCCCGCAATTGCTGTTGATGGACGAACCCCTCGCCGCCCTGGACAGCAAGCGTAAAGGCGAAATCCTGCCCTACCTGGAACGTTTGCACGACCAGTTGGAGATTCCGCTGCTGTATGTCAGTCATGCCCAGGATGAAGTGGCGCGCCTGGCCGATCACATCGTCTTGCTCAGCGAGGGCAAGGCCCTGGCCAGCGGCCCCATCGGCGAAACCCTGGCCCGGCTCGACTTGCCGCTGGCGCTTGGTGACGAGGCTGGCGTCGTGATCAGCGGCACCGTCAGCGCCCATGACGCTCACTATCAGTTACTCACCCTGCAACTGCCCGACTGCCCGTTACAGATGCGCGTGGCCCACGGGCCGCTGGACCTGGGCAAACAATTGCGCTTCAAAGTGCAGGCGCGGGATGTCAGCCTCAGCCTGCAGCCGGAGGAACACAGCAGTATCCTCAACCGCTTGCCGGTGATCGTGACCGAGGAGATTCCCGCCGACAACAGCGCCCATGTGCTGGTACGTCTCGACGCGGCGGGCACGCCATTGCTGGCGCGGATCACCCGCTATTCACGGGACCAGTTGCGACTGCATCCCGGGCAGGCTTTGTGGGTGCAGATCAAGGCGGTGGCAGTGCTGGCCTGA
- a CDS encoding DNA topoisomerase IB, which produces MPDSALFADLPRDLHYVDDTQPGLRRKKLRGKFQYFDADGQRISDAAEIQRINALAIPPAYTDAWICADPQGHLQATGRDARGRKQYRYHPRWREVRDSDKYSRLQAFGNALPKLRKQLEAQIATSGFNREKVLATVVSLLDATLIRVGNSQYARDNRSYGLTTLRTRHVDVKGSEIQFQFRGKSGIEHQVSVKDRRLANVIKRCLELPGQNLFQYLDENGERRTVSSTDVNAYLHSLTGADFTAKDYRTWAGSAQALAVLRELAWQPESDAKKHLVQMVKDVARQLGNTPAVCRKCYIHPAVLEHFTLGELAKLPKPRARKGLKAEEVGLAMFLERLAATL; this is translated from the coding sequence ATGCCCGACTCCGCGCTGTTTGCCGACCTGCCCCGCGACCTGCATTACGTTGACGACACCCAACCCGGCCTGCGCCGTAAAAAACTGCGCGGCAAGTTCCAGTATTTCGATGCCGACGGCCAGCGCATCAGCGACGCCGCCGAAATCCAGCGCATCAACGCCCTGGCTATCCCACCGGCCTATACCGACGCCTGGATCTGCGCCGACCCGCAAGGCCATCTGCAGGCCACCGGGCGCGATGCTCGGGGCCGCAAGCAATACCGTTATCACCCGCGCTGGCGCGAAGTGCGTGACAGCGACAAATATTCGCGCCTGCAGGCGTTCGGCAACGCGCTGCCCAAGCTGCGCAAGCAACTGGAAGCGCAAATCGCCACCTCTGGCTTTAACCGGGAAAAAGTCCTGGCGACCGTGGTGTCGTTGCTGGACGCAACACTGATCCGGGTCGGCAACAGCCAATATGCGCGAGACAACCGCTCCTATGGACTGACCACCCTGCGCACGCGGCATGTGGACGTCAAGGGCAGTGAAATCCAATTCCAGTTTCGCGGCAAGAGCGGCATTGAGCATCAGGTCAGCGTGAAGGACCGGCGACTGGCGAATGTGATCAAGCGCTGCCTGGAACTGCCGGGACAGAACCTGTTCCAGTACCTGGACGAAAACGGCGAGCGACGTACCGTCAGCTCCACCGACGTCAACGCCTACTTACACAGCCTCACCGGCGCGGACTTTACCGCCAAGGATTACCGGACCTGGGCCGGTAGCGCACAGGCGTTGGCGGTGCTGCGGGAGTTGGCCTGGCAACCGGAATCCGACGCGAAAAAGCACCTGGTCCAGATGGTCAAGGATGTCGCCAGGCAGTTGGGTAATACCCCAGCAGTGTGCCGCAAATGCTACATTCATCCGGCTGTGCTCGAGCACTTTACCCTCGGAGAACTGGCGAAATTGCCCAAGCCCCGGGCACGCAAAGGGTTGAAAGCCGAGGAAGTGGGATTGGCGATGTTTCTCGAACGACTGGCTGCGACCTTGTAG
- a CDS encoding AAA family ATPase, whose translation MPTPTLHLMCGKIAAGKSTLANTLAVDHGAMVLSEDQWLSRLYPGEIRSVADYRRCAQRLRGVLGPLVIDLLESGVCVVLDFPANTVADRAWLRGLALTARVPHCLHFLEVDDDTCRARLHARNQQRDHDFAATDAEFDLITSHFRAPHPDEELVIRVHRP comes from the coding sequence ATGCCAACACCCACGCTGCATCTGATGTGCGGCAAGATCGCAGCAGGCAAGTCAACGCTGGCCAACACCCTCGCCGTTGATCACGGCGCGATGGTACTCAGTGAAGACCAATGGCTTTCCCGGCTCTATCCTGGAGAGATTCGTTCGGTGGCGGACTACCGGCGGTGTGCACAGAGACTGCGTGGGGTGTTGGGGCCGCTGGTGATCGACCTGCTTGAGTCAGGCGTCTGCGTGGTACTGGACTTTCCCGCCAATACCGTCGCGGATCGCGCATGGTTGCGCGGCTTGGCCCTGACCGCGCGCGTGCCGCATTGCCTGCATTTTCTTGAGGTGGATGACGACACTTGCCGTGCCCGACTTCACGCGCGGAACCAGCAGCGCGACCACGACTTTGCGGCGACCGATGCCGAGTTTGACCTGATTACCAGCCACTTCCGCGCGCCTCATCCGGATGAAGAGCTTGTCATCAGGGTTCATCGCCCTTAA
- the argC gene encoding N-acetyl-gamma-glutamyl-phosphate reductase, producing the protein MTTPLIFIDGDQGTTGLQIHQRLHERADLQLVTLAAPYRKDPQRRADAINACDIAILCLPDDAARDAVASISNPAVRVIDASSAHRIHPDWTYGFAQMSPQQAQHIASARRVSNPGCYPTGAVGLLRPLLEAGLLPRDYPVSIHAVSGYSGGGRVAVEQYEGETASQASAFQLYGLGLMHKHVPEIQLHSGLAQRPMFVPAYGAFRQGIVLSIPLELRLLAPGTDAMRIQTCLEQHYADADHVQVMSMGDAKQLLALDPQMLNGTDDMKLMVFENGNQLLLAAVFDNLGKGAAGAAVQNLDLMLAMV; encoded by the coding sequence ATGACCACTCCCCTGATATTTATCGACGGCGACCAAGGCACCACCGGTCTGCAAATCCACCAGAGACTGCACGAGCGGGCTGATTTGCAGCTGGTCACACTCGCTGCGCCATACCGCAAAGATCCTCAACGCCGCGCCGATGCGATCAACGCCTGCGACATCGCGATCCTCTGCTTGCCTGACGATGCGGCACGTGATGCGGTCGCCAGCATCAGCAATCCAGCGGTGCGGGTGATCGATGCCAGTTCGGCGCACCGTATCCACCCAGACTGGACCTACGGTTTCGCGCAAATGAGCCCACAGCAGGCGCAACATATTGCCAGCGCGCGTCGGGTCAGTAATCCCGGTTGTTATCCGACTGGGGCGGTAGGTCTGCTGCGTCCGTTGCTGGAGGCCGGTTTGCTACCCAGGGATTACCCGGTCAGCATCCATGCGGTGTCAGGCTATTCCGGCGGCGGACGTGTGGCTGTCGAACAGTATGAGGGTGAAACCGCATCCCAGGCGTCGGCGTTTCAACTATATGGGCTGGGCCTGATGCACAAGCATGTTCCGGAGATCCAACTGCACAGCGGCTTGGCGCAGCGCCCGATGTTTGTCCCGGCATACGGCGCTTTTCGCCAGGGAATCGTCTTGAGCATCCCGCTGGAGCTACGTTTGTTGGCCCCCGGGACTGATGCGATGCGGATACAGACGTGCCTGGAGCAGCATTACGCCGATGCCGATCATGTACAGGTCATGTCGATGGGCGATGCAAAGCAGCTGCTGGCTCTGGACCCGCAAATGCTCAACGGGACGGACGATATGAAGTTGATGGTGTTTGAAAATGGCAATCAGCTCCTGTTGGCCGCGGTGTTTGACAATCTAGGCAAGGGCGCCGCGGGCGCGGCCGTGCAGAACCTGGATTTGATGCTGGCGATGGTTTAA
- a CDS encoding LysR family transcriptional regulator yields the protein MREISLDRLRTLVAVADLGSFAKAAGMLNLAPPTVSLHIADLESRVGALLLSRTRGRVQPSAIGETLVERARQLLADAEQALDDVQRQVLGLAGRVRLGASTGAIAQLMPQALETLSQQHPTIDVQVAVLTSQETLKKLVDGALDIGLVALPQPPIKGLRIEPWRRDPVLAFLPARWDCPPVITPDWLAAQPLILNDNSTRLSRLTAEWFASEGEQPTPRIQLNYNDAIKSLVAAGYGATLLPHEAATRLPDDTIVMRPLRPALWRHLGIAHRDAHVERSTQHVLDVLWGLSHLSQVDKPGQA from the coding sequence ATGCGTGAAATCAGCCTGGATCGCTTGCGCACCTTGGTGGCCGTTGCCGACCTCGGTTCGTTTGCCAAGGCCGCCGGCATGCTGAACCTGGCGCCGCCCACGGTCAGCTTGCATATTGCCGATTTGGAGTCCCGCGTCGGCGCCCTGCTGTTATCACGCACCCGGGGCCGCGTTCAGCCGTCAGCGATTGGCGAAACCCTGGTGGAACGGGCGCGACAGCTGTTGGCCGATGCCGAGCAGGCGCTCGACGATGTGCAGCGCCAAGTCCTGGGTCTGGCGGGACGCGTGAGATTGGGCGCATCGACGGGCGCCATTGCGCAGCTGATGCCTCAAGCCCTGGAAACCTTGAGTCAGCAGCATCCCACGATCGATGTGCAGGTCGCGGTGCTCACCTCACAGGAAACCCTGAAAAAGCTCGTCGACGGCGCACTGGACATCGGGCTGGTCGCACTACCGCAACCGCCGATCAAGGGATTGCGGATTGAACCGTGGCGGCGCGACCCGGTGCTGGCTTTCCTGCCGGCCCGCTGGGATTGCCCGCCGGTCATTACGCCCGACTGGTTGGCCGCTCAGCCGTTGATTCTGAACGATAACAGCACCCGACTTTCGCGGCTGACAGCAGAATGGTTCGCCAGCGAAGGGGAGCAGCCCACGCCGCGCATTCAGCTTAATTACAACGACGCGATCAAGAGCCTGGTGGCCGCGGGTTACGGCGCGACATTGTTGCCGCATGAAGCGGCCACGCGGTTGCCCGATGACACCATCGTGATGCGGCCACTGCGGCCTGCGTTGTGGCGACATTTGGGCATTGCCCATCGCGATGCACATGTCGAACGGTCTACCCAGCATGTACTGGACGTACTGTGGGGATTAAGCCATCTGAGCCAGGTCGATAAGCCGGGACAAGCGTGA
- a CDS encoding YoaK family protein produces MLPSSFKPQASAALLQRHKWRGRVGLMLVASLSVLAGMTDAIGFMASGDFVSFMSGNTTRLAVAISDGDLGLSARLTLLVATFVLGNALGVIISRASKRHALPLLLCIAMLLCGAAAWPWDDLLPALLAAIVAMGMLNAAVEEVNGLPVGLTYVTGALSRFGRGLGRWMLGERRNGWRVQLIPWAGMFVGAVIGALLEQHMGIRALLVSGLLSALLGLVSLKIPRRWHLGYMPR; encoded by the coding sequence ATGCTGCCCTCCTCCTTTAAACCTCAAGCCAGCGCGGCCCTGCTGCAACGACACAAATGGCGTGGCCGTGTTGGACTGATGCTGGTGGCCAGTCTGTCGGTGCTCGCCGGCATGACCGATGCCATCGGCTTTATGGCCAGCGGCGACTTTGTTTCATTCATGAGCGGTAACACCACGCGCCTGGCCGTCGCGATCAGTGACGGCGATCTGGGCCTGAGTGCTCGCCTCACGCTGTTGGTGGCCACGTTTGTCCTCGGCAATGCCTTGGGTGTGATCATCAGCCGCGCCAGCAAGCGCCACGCGCTGCCGCTGTTGCTGTGTATCGCCATGCTGCTGTGCGGTGCCGCGGCCTGGCCGTGGGACGACCTGTTACCCGCATTGCTGGCGGCGATCGTTGCCATGGGCATGCTCAATGCGGCGGTCGAAGAAGTGAATGGTTTACCCGTGGGGCTGACCTACGTGACAGGCGCGTTGTCGCGTTTCGGCCGAGGGTTGGGACGCTGGATGCTGGGAGAACGGCGCAATGGCTGGCGTGTGCAACTGATTCCCTGGGCCGGGATGTTTGTCGGCGCAGTCATCGGCGCCTTGCTGGAACAGCACATGGGCATTCGCGCACTGTTGGTCAGCGGCTTGCTCTCGGCACTGCTGGGGCTGGTGTCGCTGAAGATTCCGCGGCGCTGGCACCTCGGTTACATGCCACGTTGA
- a CDS encoding AzlD domain-containing protein — protein MIFVMIFGMGLAVFFNRYLFLEPRLPVRLNRGAREFLGFAVPGMLTAICGPIIFLAEHRLNLSLDNPYLLAGACAVALMFWTRSVLITVLLSMTLFYVFRWVL, from the coding sequence ATGATTTTTGTGATGATTTTCGGCATGGGCCTGGCGGTTTTTTTCAATCGCTACCTGTTCCTAGAACCCCGTTTGCCGGTACGTCTCAATCGCGGTGCGCGAGAGTTTCTCGGTTTTGCGGTGCCGGGTATGTTGACGGCCATCTGCGGTCCGATCATTTTCCTAGCGGAGCATAGACTCAACCTGAGCCTGGACAACCCGTACCTGTTGGCCGGTGCCTGTGCGGTAGCGTTGATGTTCTGGACTCGCAGCGTACTGATCACGGTATTGCTGAGCATGACGCTGTTTTACGTGTTCCGCTGGGTGTTGTAA
- a CDS encoding AzlC family ABC transporter permease produces MPATLPHYAFARGAIAIIPLSLACGPWGLLAGSLAIDAQFTPLESQGLSAIVFAGAAQLVAIGMVKSGASLIAILLTTLLLTSQHLLYGMHLRPTVSPLPARWRMSLGFLLTDEFFALVSQYDRETFNRWYALGVGLTFYLIWNLFTLAGIVLGKSIPNLDQLGLEFSIAATFIALITPVVRDVPSVVCVAVALLFSVLLSYWHWESAVVVSGVLGMSAGYACKRLGVGQR; encoded by the coding sequence ATGCCTGCAACCTTGCCTCATTATGCTTTCGCACGGGGTGCGATCGCGATTATTCCCTTGTCCTTGGCCTGTGGCCCGTGGGGCCTGCTGGCCGGTTCCCTGGCGATTGACGCTCAGTTCACCCCGCTGGAGAGCCAAGGGCTGTCGGCCATTGTGTTTGCCGGCGCGGCGCAGTTGGTGGCGATTGGCATGGTCAAGAGTGGCGCGAGTCTGATCGCCATTTTGCTGACGACCCTGCTGCTGACCTCTCAACATTTGCTCTACGGTATGCACCTGCGCCCGACAGTGTCACCACTTCCGGCGCGCTGGCGCATGAGCCTGGGCTTCCTGCTGACTGACGAGTTCTTCGCGCTGGTCAGCCAGTACGATCGCGAAACCTTCAATCGCTGGTATGCCCTCGGGGTCGGACTGACGTTCTACCTGATCTGGAATCTGTTCACGCTGGCCGGGATCGTGCTCGGCAAGAGCATTCCGAATCTGGATCAACTGGGGCTGGAGTTTTCCATCGCCGCGACCTTTATCGCCTTGATCACGCCGGTGGTGCGAGATGTACCGAGCGTGGTCTGCGTCGCGGTGGCGCTGCTGTTCTCAGTGTTACTGAGCTATTGGCACTGGGAGTCGGCGGTGGTGGTATCGGGCGTGCTGGGGATGAGTGCCGGGTATGCCTGTAAACGCCTGGGGGTAGGGCAGCGATGA